A single window of Sander lucioperca isolate FBNREF2018 chromosome 22, SLUC_FBN_1.2, whole genome shotgun sequence DNA harbors:
- the dhx32a gene encoding DEAD/H (Asp-Glu-Ala-Asp/His) box polypeptide 32a isoform X2 translates to MSDENNSAEPDICPESEECPAEDSFGFGDDLELNQFDGLPFSSRYYKLLKERKSLPVWKVRCDFKDALVNNQLVIVSGTAKTGRSTQIPQWCAEFCLSTQYQHGMVVCTQTNRQQAVDLALRVADEMDVNIGHEVGYTIPLETCCSSDTVLRYCTDDMLLREMMSDPFLEHFGVIIIDQAHERTVSTDILLGLLKDILLQRPELRVVVLAIPPVTDKLLSHHGSIPLISLEALSPAEVVHSNCGNKDYFFSALRLVLEIHRTKEDGDVVVFFASAEEVHCAHSILQREGTRLGAELGQMVPVVLCPRRGGPLPALTDQPGSKRSRMVFLSTKQGEDIWWATKSVNFVIDTGVQKKMVYNPRIRANSEVLQPISQCQADIRRRLSGPTGKCFCLYPEDSQLPSENSPHILESNITPTVLFLKRMEIAGLGQCDFIDRPDPEGLMQALEELDYLAALDDDGNLSEIGIIMSEIPLDPQMAKALLASCEFDCVSEMLTIAAMLSASSCFPEPPAGMTHEAVQCHRKFQHPEGDHFTLINIYNAFKQSQREQYFTAEKWCQDYFLDYSALKTAEAIRSELTDTLNRIELPISEPSFGTKTNTHNIKRALLAGFFMQCLSRS, encoded by the exons ATGTCGGATGAAAATAATTCAGCGGAGCCAGACATTTGTCCTGAAAGTGAGGAATGTCCTGCGGAAGATTCATTTGGCTTCGGAGATGATCTGGAGTTAAATCAGTTCGATGGATTGCCCTTTTCCTCCCGTTACTACAAATTactaaaagagagaaagagtctGCCAGTGTGGAAGGTCAGGTGCGACTTTAAAGATGCTCTGGTAAACAACCAACTGGTTATTGTGTCTGGGACAGCAAAGACTGGGAGGAGTACACAG ATCCCTCAGTGGTGTGCAGAGTTCTGTCTGTCCACCCAGTACCAGCACGGCATGGTTGTGTGCACACAGACCAACAGACAGCAGGCTGTAGATCTGGCCTTGCGTGTGGCAGATGAAATGGATGTCAACATAGGCCATGAAGTGGGCTACACCATCCCTCTGGAGACCTGCTGCTCTTCCGACACTGTTCTGAG GTACTGCACTGACGATATGCTGCTGAGAGAAATGATGTCAGACCCTTTTCTGGAACACTTCGGGGTCATTATCATCGACCAGGCCCACGAGAGGACAGTAAGCACAGACATACTACTGGGTCTCCTAAAGGACATCCTGCTGCAGAGGCCTGAGCTCAGAGTGGTGGTCCTCGCTATTCCACCCGTGACCGACAAGCTGCTGAGTCACCACGGCAGCATCCCACTCATCAGTCTGGAAGCCTTGTCTCCTGCTGAGGTGGTCCACAGCAACTGCGGCAACAAAGACTACTTCTTCTCAGCGCTGAGACTGGTGCTGGAGATTCATCGAACCAAAGAGGATGGAGATGTGGTTGTGTTTTTTGCCTCAGCTGAG GAGGTTCATTGTGCCCACAGCATCCTCCAGAGAGAAGGCACCAGGCTGGGAGCCGAGCTGGGTCAGATGGTGCCTGTGGTCCTGTGTCCACGCCGAGGAGGGCCACTGCCTGCCCTCACTGACCAACCAGGCTCCAAGAGGTCCAGGATGGTTTTCCTCTCTACCAAACAGGGGGAGGATATTTGGTGGGCCACCAAGTCTGTGAACTTTGTCATTGACACAGGAGTCCAAAAAAAGATG GTATACAATCCAAGAATAAGAGCTAATTCGGAAGTACTTCAACCCATCAGTCAATGTCAGGCAGACATACGCAGGCGGCTGTCTGGACCAACAG GTAAATGTTTCTGCCTATATCCAGAAGACAGCCAGCTTCCTTCAGAGAACTCCCCACATATCTTGGAGTCCAACATTACACCAACAGTCTTATTCCTAAAAAGGATGGAGATAGCCGGCCTTGGACAGTGTGATTTCATCGACAGACCAG ATCCCGAGGGGCTCATGCAGGCGTTGGAGGAGCTGGATTACCTCGCAGCTTTGGATGATGATGGCAACTTGTCTGAGATTGGCATCATAATGTCTGAAATCCCACTGGACCCTCAGATGGCCAAAGCCCTGCTGGCATCCTGCGAGTTTGACTGTGTGAGTGAGATGTTAACGATCGCAGCGATGCTGTCTG CGTCAAGCTGCTTCCCAGAGCCACCTGCTGGCATGACCCACGAGGCAGTCCAGTGTCACAGAAAGTTCCAGCACCCTGAAGGCGATCACTTCACCCTCATAAACATCTACAATGCCTTCAAACAAAGCCAGAGAGAACAAT ACTTCACCGCTGAAAAGTGGTGCCAGGACTATTTCCTGGATTATTCCGCCCTGAAGACAGCTGAGGCCATTAGATCGGAGTTGACCGACACTCTGAACAGGATCGAGCTTCCCATCTCTGAGCCCTCCTTTGGAACCAAGACCAACACCCACAACATCAAAAGAGCTCTGCTGGCCGGCTTCTTCATGCAG TGTCTGTCCCGTTCATAG
- the dhx32a gene encoding DEAD/H (Asp-Glu-Ala-Asp/His) box polypeptide 32a isoform X1 → MSDENNSAEPDICPESEECPAEDSFGFGDDLELNQFDGLPFSSRYYKLLKERKSLPVWKVRCDFKDALVNNQLVIVSGTAKTGRSTQIPQWCAEFCLSTQYQHGMVVCTQTNRQQAVDLALRVADEMDVNIGHEVGYTIPLETCCSSDTVLRYCTDDMLLREMMSDPFLEHFGVIIIDQAHERTVSTDILLGLLKDILLQRPELRVVVLAIPPVTDKLLSHHGSIPLISLEALSPAEVVHSNCGNKDYFFSALRLVLEIHRTKEDGDVVVFFASAEEVHCAHSILQREGTRLGAELGQMVPVVLCPRRGGPLPALTDQPGSKRSRMVFLSTKQGEDIWWATKSVNFVIDTGVQKKMVYNPRIRANSEVLQPISQCQADIRRRLSGPTGKCFCLYPEDSQLPSENSPHILESNITPTVLFLKRMEIAGLGQCDFIDRPDPEGLMQALEELDYLAALDDDGNLSEIGIIMSEIPLDPQMAKALLASCEFDCVSEMLTIAAMLSASSCFPEPPAGMTHEAVQCHRKFQHPEGDHFTLINIYNAFKQSQREQYFTAEKWCQDYFLDYSALKTAEAIRSELTDTLNRIELPISEPSFGTKTNTHNIKRALLAGFFMQIARDVDGSGNYFILTHKHMAQVHPLSSYGAQSQKMGLPEWVVFHEYTLSDNNCMRTVSEISPQVYIQMAPLYFFYNLPPSESKDILQKMLDPDRSRKCEDGKQKAIAVSSDANSGCAVLPQTYDRCVIQ, encoded by the exons ATGTCGGATGAAAATAATTCAGCGGAGCCAGACATTTGTCCTGAAAGTGAGGAATGTCCTGCGGAAGATTCATTTGGCTTCGGAGATGATCTGGAGTTAAATCAGTTCGATGGATTGCCCTTTTCCTCCCGTTACTACAAATTactaaaagagagaaagagtctGCCAGTGTGGAAGGTCAGGTGCGACTTTAAAGATGCTCTGGTAAACAACCAACTGGTTATTGTGTCTGGGACAGCAAAGACTGGGAGGAGTACACAG ATCCCTCAGTGGTGTGCAGAGTTCTGTCTGTCCACCCAGTACCAGCACGGCATGGTTGTGTGCACACAGACCAACAGACAGCAGGCTGTAGATCTGGCCTTGCGTGTGGCAGATGAAATGGATGTCAACATAGGCCATGAAGTGGGCTACACCATCCCTCTGGAGACCTGCTGCTCTTCCGACACTGTTCTGAG GTACTGCACTGACGATATGCTGCTGAGAGAAATGATGTCAGACCCTTTTCTGGAACACTTCGGGGTCATTATCATCGACCAGGCCCACGAGAGGACAGTAAGCACAGACATACTACTGGGTCTCCTAAAGGACATCCTGCTGCAGAGGCCTGAGCTCAGAGTGGTGGTCCTCGCTATTCCACCCGTGACCGACAAGCTGCTGAGTCACCACGGCAGCATCCCACTCATCAGTCTGGAAGCCTTGTCTCCTGCTGAGGTGGTCCACAGCAACTGCGGCAACAAAGACTACTTCTTCTCAGCGCTGAGACTGGTGCTGGAGATTCATCGAACCAAAGAGGATGGAGATGTGGTTGTGTTTTTTGCCTCAGCTGAG GAGGTTCATTGTGCCCACAGCATCCTCCAGAGAGAAGGCACCAGGCTGGGAGCCGAGCTGGGTCAGATGGTGCCTGTGGTCCTGTGTCCACGCCGAGGAGGGCCACTGCCTGCCCTCACTGACCAACCAGGCTCCAAGAGGTCCAGGATGGTTTTCCTCTCTACCAAACAGGGGGAGGATATTTGGTGGGCCACCAAGTCTGTGAACTTTGTCATTGACACAGGAGTCCAAAAAAAGATG GTATACAATCCAAGAATAAGAGCTAATTCGGAAGTACTTCAACCCATCAGTCAATGTCAGGCAGACATACGCAGGCGGCTGTCTGGACCAACAG GTAAATGTTTCTGCCTATATCCAGAAGACAGCCAGCTTCCTTCAGAGAACTCCCCACATATCTTGGAGTCCAACATTACACCAACAGTCTTATTCCTAAAAAGGATGGAGATAGCCGGCCTTGGACAGTGTGATTTCATCGACAGACCAG ATCCCGAGGGGCTCATGCAGGCGTTGGAGGAGCTGGATTACCTCGCAGCTTTGGATGATGATGGCAACTTGTCTGAGATTGGCATCATAATGTCTGAAATCCCACTGGACCCTCAGATGGCCAAAGCCCTGCTGGCATCCTGCGAGTTTGACTGTGTGAGTGAGATGTTAACGATCGCAGCGATGCTGTCTG CGTCAAGCTGCTTCCCAGAGCCACCTGCTGGCATGACCCACGAGGCAGTCCAGTGTCACAGAAAGTTCCAGCACCCTGAAGGCGATCACTTCACCCTCATAAACATCTACAATGCCTTCAAACAAAGCCAGAGAGAACAAT ACTTCACCGCTGAAAAGTGGTGCCAGGACTATTTCCTGGATTATTCCGCCCTGAAGACAGCTGAGGCCATTAGATCGGAGTTGACCGACACTCTGAACAGGATCGAGCTTCCCATCTCTGAGCCCTCCTTTGGAACCAAGACCAACACCCACAACATCAAAAGAGCTCTGCTGGCCGGCTTCTTCATGCAG ATCGCTCGGGACGTAGACGGATCAGGAAACTACTTCATTCTGACGCACAAGCACATGGCCCAGGTGCACCCGCTCTCCAGCTACGGGGCTCAGTCACAGAAGATGGGTCTGCCAGAGTGGGTTGTTTTCCACGAGTACACCCTGTCAGACAACAACTGCATGAGAACGGTCTCTGAAATTTCCCCTCAAGT GTACATTCAAATGGCACCGCTGTACTTCTTCTACAATCTGCCCCCTAGTGAAAGCAAAGACATACTGCAAAAAATGTTGGACCCAGACAGATCCAGAAAATGTGAAGACGGGAAACAAAAAGCCATCGCAGTCAGCAGCGATGCCAACAGCGGCTGTGCAGTGTTGCCGCAGACTTATGACAGATGTGTGATTCAATGa